GGCACGCGTTCGGTCACCCGATCGGTGACTTCCAGGCGATCAAGTTCAAGATCTCCGACATGGAGGTACGTACGCACACCTCCCGCCTCGCCTACCACGACGCGGCCGCGCGGCTGATCTCCGGCGCGGACTTCAAGCGCGCGGCCGCGATCGCGAAGCTGCACGCCAGCGAGGCCGCGGTGACCAACGCGCGGGAGGCCACCCAGATCCACGGTGGATACGGCTTCATCAACGAGACGCCGGTGGCCCGCTTCTGGCGCGATTCCAAGATCCTGGAGATCGGCGAGGGTACGTCCGAGGTCCAGCGCATGATCATCGCCCGTGACCTCGGCATCTGACCGGAGGCCGCGGAGCTGTCGGCTATCGGCAGTAGGCCGGTCGGTCCGCCGACGATCGTCTTCCGGCGTGTGATACGCGCCCGTAGTCTTCCGCCATGACCGTGGATCATGGCTCTGACCAGCGTGGAGCCGGCTTTGCCGACCTGCTGCGGGCACGGCGGGCCACCGCGGGCATGACCCAGGCCGACCTGGCCGCCGCGGCCGGCATCGGCGTGCGCACGGTCCGTGATCTCGAACGTGGCCGGGCGTCCCGGCCACAGCGCACCACGGTGGAGCTGATCGCCACCGCGCTCTCGCTCGCCGGCCGGGAACGCGCCGACTTCCTCGCGGCCGCCCGCGGCCGGCCCGCGGTGCCCGAACCGCCGGTGCCGCCGCGCAACGGGCTGCCGCCGCCGGTCGAACTGATCGGCCGGGACACCGAGGTCGCGGACGTGGCGGAGCTGATCACCGCGTCCGGCCCACCCGGCGTGGTGACGCTGGTCGGCCTGGCCGGGGTGGGCAAGACCAGCCTCGGCCTCGCGGTCGCCGAACGCGTCGCCGCCGCGCACCCCGGCGGCACGGCCGGCATCGTGATCACCGAGCTGTCCAGCGGCAGCGACGTCCTGGCCCAGCTGGCCGCGGTGCTCGGCGTGGCCCGCGCGGCCGACCTGCGCACCCGGCTGCGCGGCGAGCGCACGTTCGTGATGATCGACGGCGTCGAGCGCTCACCGGACGCGGTCGCGGACGCGCTGCACTGGCTGATCGAGTCCGCGCCGAACCTGCGCGTGCTGGCCACCGGCCGGCACCCGATCGGGCTGCCCGGCGAGCACGTCCGCCCGGTCGGCCCGCTGGAGACGCCGCCCCCGGACGCGCCGGCCCGCCCGGACGAGATCGCCGCCTACCCCGCGGCCGCGCTGTTCCTGGCCCGGCTCCGGCAGGTGCGCCGCGACCCGATCACGGACGAGGAGGCGGTCGCGCTCGGTGCGTTGCTGCGCCGGCTCGGCGGACTACCGCTCGCGCTGGAACTGGCCGCCGCCCGGGGCCGGCTGCTCGACATCGACGAGATCCTGCAGCGGTACGGCGACCGGGTGCTCGACCTGTCCGGCCGGCCCGGCAGCCGCCCGTCCACCGACGTCACGCTGCGCGACGCGGCCGCCGCCAGCTACCGGCTGCTGGAACCGGACGAGCGCGCGGGCCTGCGCCGGCTCGCCGCGTTCCGCCACCGCTGGTCGGTGCGCCTGGCCGCGGCGATCCTGTCCGACGACGACGCCGAGCCGGCCGACCCGCTGCCGCTGCTCGACCGGCTGCTGGAGCTGGGTCTGCTCGGCGTGCGCGGTGCCGGCCCGTACCGGTTCCGGCTCGTCGACGTGGTCCGCGAGCTCGCGGAGGAACGCGCCGTCGCGCGCGGCGAGGCGTCCGCGATCCGCACCCGGCACGCGGCCGTGTTCGCCCGGCTGGCCGAACGCACCGCGCCGCAACTGGCCGGGCACGACCTGACCGACGGCATCAACCGGCTGGACGAGATCTCCGGTGACCTGTGGGCCGCGCTGGCCCACGCCGCCGGCGACGATCCGCACACCGCGCTGCGGATCGCGGCCGCACTGCCCCGGTGGTGGCGGTTCCGCGGCCGCGACGTGGTGGGCCGGCACTGGCTGCGCCGCCTGCTCGCGGACCCGCGCACCGAGGACGCGGACCCCCGGGTCCGGGCGTGGGCGCAGGTCGGGCTGGGCCGGCTCGCGCTGGAACACGGCGCCGGCGCGGAGGAACTGCCGGCCGTGACCGGCGCGCTCACCGAATTCCAGCGCCACGGCGAGGTGGCCGGCGAGCTCGCGGCCCGCAACGTGCTCTGCGCCCTGTGGATGACCGTCGGCGGGTACGACGAGGCCCGCCGGCACGGCGAGGCCGCGCTCACGCTCGCCACCCGGCTGGACCGGCCACGCGACATGACGGTCGCGCAGAACAACCTGACCTGGCACGAGATCCGGGCCGGCGACCTGCGCGCGGCCCGGCGCCGGCTCGCCGCGGTCGACCGACTGGCCGCGCAACAGGGCGACGACCGGCTGCGCGCGCTCGCGATGGCGAACCTGGCCGAGGTGAGCCGGCTCGGCGGCCGGTACACGGAGGCGCAGTCACTCGGCCGCCGCGCGATCGAGGTGCTGGAACGGCACGGCGACCCCGGCCACCGGCGGCGGCTGCTCGGCACGATCGGGATCGCGGCCGCGCAGGCCGGCGACGCGGAGACGGCCGGCCGGATCCTGGCCGAGCTGCGCGAGCCGGCCGGTGTGCCGGACGACCCGGACGCGCGGCGGCCCGCCGTCACCGAGGGACAGATCGCGATGATCGAGGCCTACCTGGCGGCCGGGCGCGGCGAACGCGAACTGGCCGCGGAGTGGTTCACGGCCGCGGCGGACTCGCACAGCGGCGGCCACGACCTGCGCGATGTGGCGGAGGCGCTGGTCGGGCTGGCGGCGAGCACGGACGACGGACAACAGCGCACATCCGTGCTGGCCCGGCTGGCCGAGGTGTGCAAGCTCGGCGGCATCACGCTGCTGCCCACCGAACGCGAGCGCAGCGGAGTGACCTGAGGAAGAGCCTGCGCCAACACCGTCTGGCTCTGGAAGAACCGGCGCCGGCCGCTGGTGAGCGGCCGGCGCCGGAAGGCGCGCACCCCCGTGCACGCGCGACGCGACGGAAACCCCGCAGAGGCCCCCCGACCTCCGTGCGTGAAACACCCCCCGGTGTGCGTCCCCGTGCGCGGGAAATCTAACCGATCACCCGGCGGCATTTGCCGTTTTCGGGAGCAATGTCGCTTCTGGTGGGCTCTTCTGCCTCTTGTTCTGCCGGTTACCGACCCGGATCATGCGCGAACGGTTACTCTCCGGAGTGAGAAGTGTCCGTAGTGCCCACCATCGCCCCGGGATTGGCGGCGTCCCGGATCACGCGCAGTGTGCCGAGCAGATCCTTCAGCCGATCGG
This genomic window from Catenuloplanes niger contains:
- a CDS encoding ATP-binding protein encodes the protein MTVDHGSDQRGAGFADLLRARRATAGMTQADLAAAAGIGVRTVRDLERGRASRPQRTTVELIATALSLAGRERADFLAAARGRPAVPEPPVPPRNGLPPPVELIGRDTEVADVAELITASGPPGVVTLVGLAGVGKTSLGLAVAERVAAAHPGGTAGIVITELSSGSDVLAQLAAVLGVARAADLRTRLRGERTFVMIDGVERSPDAVADALHWLIESAPNLRVLATGRHPIGLPGEHVRPVGPLETPPPDAPARPDEIAAYPAAALFLARLRQVRRDPITDEEAVALGALLRRLGGLPLALELAAARGRLLDIDEILQRYGDRVLDLSGRPGSRPSTDVTLRDAAAASYRLLEPDERAGLRRLAAFRHRWSVRLAAAILSDDDAEPADPLPLLDRLLELGLLGVRGAGPYRFRLVDVVRELAEERAVARGEASAIRTRHAAVFARLAERTAPQLAGHDLTDGINRLDEISGDLWAALAHAAGDDPHTALRIAAALPRWWRFRGRDVVGRHWLRRLLADPRTEDADPRVRAWAQVGLGRLALEHGAGAEELPAVTGALTEFQRHGEVAGELAARNVLCALWMTVGGYDEARRHGEAALTLATRLDRPRDMTVAQNNLTWHEIRAGDLRAARRRLAAVDRLAAQQGDDRLRALAMANLAEVSRLGGRYTEAQSLGRRAIEVLERHGDPGHRRRLLGTIGIAAAQAGDAETAGRILAELREPAGVPDDPDARRPAVTEGQIAMIEAYLAAGRGERELAAEWFTAAADSHSGGHDLRDVAEALVGLAASTDDGQQRTSVLARLAEVCKLGGITLLPTERERSGVT